The Streptomyces tendae genome has a window encoding:
- a CDS encoding SDR family oxidoreductase — protein sequence MSSAAGIRVVVTGATGNVGTSVVRALAEEPEVGSVRGLARRIPDWSPPKTEWSAVDLASDRFDLVQEFAGADAVVHLAWAFQPTHDPATTWRSNVLGSMRVFDAVARAEVPALVHASSVGAYSPGPKDHTVDESWPTHGWPDAAYCREKAYLERGLDIVERDRPALRVVRMRPAFLFKRESASEQRRIFGGRWLPGQLARPDLLPFLPDIPGLRMQVMHTDDAARAYRLAVLSADARGPFNLAAEPTVDVELLGEMFGTRRVRLPRTAARSAVAAAWGLRLLPASPHLFDAVLRLPLMDCTRARVELGWRPTRAATEVVEEFLLGMRQGAGERTEPMRGRAVG from the coding sequence GTGAGCAGCGCAGCAGGCATCAGGGTCGTCGTCACCGGCGCCACCGGCAATGTCGGGACCAGCGTGGTGCGGGCCCTCGCGGAGGAACCGGAGGTCGGCTCCGTCCGGGGCCTGGCCCGGCGGATCCCCGACTGGTCGCCGCCGAAGACCGAGTGGTCGGCGGTGGACCTGGCGTCGGACCGGTTCGACCTGGTCCAGGAGTTCGCGGGAGCCGACGCGGTCGTCCATCTGGCCTGGGCGTTCCAGCCCACGCACGATCCCGCGACCACCTGGCGCAGCAACGTGCTCGGCAGCATGCGGGTGTTCGACGCGGTGGCGCGGGCGGAGGTGCCGGCGCTGGTGCACGCGTCCTCGGTGGGGGCGTACTCCCCCGGCCCGAAGGACCACACGGTCGACGAGTCCTGGCCTACGCACGGCTGGCCGGACGCCGCGTACTGCCGGGAGAAGGCGTACCTGGAGCGGGGCCTGGACATCGTGGAGCGCGACCGTCCCGCGCTGCGGGTGGTGCGGATGCGGCCCGCGTTCCTCTTCAAGCGCGAGTCGGCGAGCGAACAGCGGCGCATCTTCGGCGGCCGCTGGCTGCCGGGGCAGCTTGCCCGGCCGGACCTGCTGCCGTTCCTCCCGGACATCCCGGGGCTGCGGATGCAGGTGATGCACACCGACGACGCGGCGCGGGCGTACCGGCTGGCCGTGCTGTCCGCGGACGCGCGCGGGCCGTTCAACCTCGCGGCGGAGCCGACGGTCGACGTGGAGCTGCTGGGTGAGATGTTCGGCACCCGCCGGGTACGGCTGCCGCGCACCGCGGCCCGGTCGGCGGTCGCCGCGGCCTGGGGGCTGCGGCTGCTGCCCGCCTCTCCGCACCTGTTCGACGCGGTGCTGCGGCTGCCGCTGATGGACTGCACCCGGGCACGGGTGGAGCTCGGCTGGCGGCCGACGCGCGCCGCGACGGAGGTGGTGGAGGAGTTCCTGCTGGGCATGCGGCAGGGCGCCGGAGAGCGGACGGAACCCATGCGAGGCCGCGCGGTGGGCTGA
- a CDS encoding DUF4230 domain-containing protein — MTTPVKGRAARVPGWVKVLGSVVVLLAVLFAGIRLSVLPGLKDVFGTETRDRSGPALLESIQDISRYDAASGNFQVVVDLEKDTKFLPDAVRGSRTLYVGAGTVDAYVDLGGLREGDVRVDEDRTSATLRLPRARLGTPALDVDRSYAVSKQRGLLDRLGDLFSDNPNSEQAVQKLAVRHIREAAEESELTARAEANTREMLQGLLRSLGFERVRISFAG, encoded by the coding sequence ATGACGACTCCGGTGAAGGGACGGGCCGCGCGGGTGCCCGGCTGGGTGAAGGTGCTGGGCTCCGTGGTGGTGCTGCTGGCCGTGCTGTTCGCCGGGATCCGGCTGAGCGTGCTGCCGGGGCTGAAGGACGTGTTCGGCACGGAGACCCGCGACCGCTCCGGGCCCGCGCTCCTCGAGTCCATCCAGGACATCAGCCGCTACGACGCCGCCTCGGGCAACTTCCAGGTGGTGGTGGACCTGGAGAAGGACACCAAGTTCCTGCCCGACGCCGTCCGCGGCAGCCGCACCCTGTACGTGGGCGCGGGCACCGTCGACGCCTATGTGGACCTCGGCGGGCTGAGGGAGGGCGACGTACGGGTCGACGAGGACCGCACCTCGGCCACCCTGCGGCTGCCCCGCGCGCGCCTCGGCACTCCGGCACTGGACGTGGACCGCTCCTACGCGGTGTCCAAGCAGCGCGGGCTGCTCGACCGGCTCGGGGACCTGTTCTCGGACAATCCCAACAGCGAGCAGGCCGTGCAGAAGCTGGCGGTGCGGCACATCCGGGAGGCGGCCGAGGAAAGCGAACTCACCGCCCGGGCGGAGGCCAACACCCGGGAGATGCTGCAGGGCCTGCTGCGTTCCCTGGGCTTCGAACGGGTGCGGATCAGCTTCGCCGGCTGA
- a CDS encoding FBP domain-containing protein — protein sequence MRALTEQDIRGSFINCSKGEAKRLNVPRDLAERPWDDLDFLGWRDPGAPDRSYVVVERQDGLVGVAMRFQPAQRGFLHRSMCSLCLTTHPRGGVSLMTARKAGPAGREGNSVGAYMCTDLACSLYLRGLKVPETGARFEESLTLDQQIDRTRGNLLAFIAKL from the coding sequence ATGAGAGCACTCACCGAGCAGGACATCCGCGGTTCCTTCATCAACTGCTCGAAGGGTGAGGCGAAGCGGCTGAACGTACCCCGGGACCTGGCCGAGCGTCCGTGGGACGACCTGGACTTCCTCGGCTGGCGCGACCCGGGGGCGCCCGACCGCAGCTATGTGGTCGTCGAGCGGCAGGACGGGCTCGTCGGGGTGGCCATGCGCTTCCAGCCCGCGCAGCGGGGTTTCCTGCACCGCAGCATGTGCTCCCTGTGCCTGACGACCCATCCGCGGGGCGGGGTGTCGCTGATGACCGCCCGCAAGGCGGGCCCGGCGGGCCGTGAGGGCAACTCGGTCGGCGCCTACATGTGCACCGACCTCGCCTGCTCCCTGTACCTGCGCGGGCTGAAGGTGCCGGAGACCGGGGCGCGGTTCGAGGAGAGCCTCACGCTGGACCAGCAGATCGACCGCACGAGGGGCAATCTCCTCGCCTTCATCGCCAAGCTGTAG
- a CDS encoding phosphotransferase family protein produces MGDSQDRARRVLARAGLPSDAPAGVRPLAGGTYNTVEEITLRDGTRYVLKVPPPPTAPGLRHERRLLVAEAAFYEGAAQARVPAPRVVSLAADDAVPHLLMTACPGVPWPEAEPTPAERTVLRTELGRRTARLHRVTGTAYGYPSGALGPLAPDWRTAFTAMTDAVLADARDHRPWLPRPVDEVAAVLRAAAPALDEVTVPVLVHFDLWPGNILVDRPADGPARIGGLIDGERMFWGDPLADLASLALLDDIRRDEAFLAGYAREGGRLVLDDGARLRLAQYRAYLDLIMLTETVPRAVGAEAAGRVRERVGPHLEAVLDEIAALTTAKFTA; encoded by the coding sequence ATGGGGGATTCGCAGGACCGTGCCCGGCGGGTGCTCGCCCGCGCGGGTCTGCCGTCCGACGCGCCGGCCGGGGTGCGCCCGCTGGCCGGAGGCACCTACAACACCGTCGAGGAGATCACCCTCCGCGACGGTACCCGCTACGTACTGAAGGTCCCGCCCCCGCCCACCGCCCCCGGCCTGCGCCACGAGCGGCGCCTGCTGGTCGCGGAGGCCGCGTTCTACGAGGGGGCGGCCCAGGCGCGGGTGCCCGCGCCGCGCGTCGTGTCCCTCGCCGCGGACGACGCCGTACCGCACCTGCTGATGACCGCCTGCCCGGGCGTGCCCTGGCCCGAGGCGGAACCCACCCCGGCGGAGCGGACCGTGCTGCGCACCGAACTGGGCCGTCGGACGGCGCGGCTGCACCGGGTCACCGGCACCGCCTACGGCTACCCCTCGGGCGCGCTCGGCCCGCTCGCCCCCGACTGGCGTACCGCCTTCACCGCCATGACCGACGCCGTGCTCGCCGACGCGCGCGACCACCGCCCCTGGCTGCCCCGCCCCGTCGACGAGGTGGCCGCCGTGCTGCGGGCCGCCGCTCCGGCGCTGGACGAGGTGACCGTGCCCGTGCTGGTCCACTTCGACCTGTGGCCCGGGAACATCCTGGTGGACCGCCCGGCGGACGGCCCGGCCCGGATCGGTGGCCTGATCGACGGGGAGCGGATGTTCTGGGGCGACCCGCTCGCCGACCTCGCCTCCCTGGCGCTGCTCGACGACATCCGGCGGGACGAGGCGTTCCTCGCCGGCTACGCGCGGGAGGGCGGCCGCCTGGTCCTCGACGACGGAGCCCGGCTCCGGCTCGCCCAGTACCGCGCCTACCTCGACCTGATCATGCTCACCGAGACGGTGCCGCGGGCCGTCGGCGCGGAGGCCGCGGGGCGGGTCCGGGAGCGGGTCGGCCCGCACCTGGAGGCCGTGCTGGACGAGATCGCCGCACTCACCACGGCCAAGTTCACAGCATGA
- a CDS encoding PHP domain-containing protein — protein MDPVEALDDIAFLLERSLAPTYRVRAFRTAARALKELGPDEVRERAAAGTLERLKGVGPKTAQVAREALAGDVPEYLRTLREEADREPADRAGGELRALLRGDCHLHSDWSDGGSPIEEMGRTAAALGHEWAVLTDHSPRLTVARGLSAGRLTEQLDVVAELNETWAPFRLLTGIECDILDDGSLDQEPELLARLDVVVVSVHSKLRMDARSMTRRMVAAVRNPHSDVLGHCTGRLITGRGRPESQFDADEVFAACAETGTAVEINSRPERLDPPRRLLRQAVDAGVLFSVDTDAHAPGQLDWQILGCARAEECGVPPGQVVTTWSADELLAWTRDRATPAGVASGGGGTRTGPRGEEGPS, from the coding sequence ATGGACCCCGTCGAGGCCCTGGACGACATCGCGTTCCTGCTGGAGCGGTCCCTGGCTCCGACCTACCGCGTGCGTGCCTTCCGCACGGCGGCGCGCGCGCTGAAGGAGCTGGGCCCGGACGAGGTGCGCGAGCGGGCCGCCGCCGGGACGCTGGAGCGGCTCAAGGGGGTGGGGCCGAAGACCGCCCAGGTGGCGCGGGAGGCGCTGGCCGGGGACGTGCCGGAGTATCTGCGCACACTGCGTGAGGAGGCGGACCGGGAGCCCGCGGACCGGGCGGGCGGCGAGCTGCGGGCGCTGCTGCGCGGCGACTGCCATCTGCACTCCGACTGGTCGGACGGCGGCAGCCCGATCGAGGAGATGGGCCGGACCGCCGCCGCGCTGGGGCACGAGTGGGCGGTCCTCACGGACCACTCCCCCCGGCTGACCGTCGCGCGCGGGCTGTCGGCCGGCCGGCTGACCGAACAGCTGGACGTGGTGGCGGAGCTCAACGAGACCTGGGCCCCGTTCCGGCTGCTGACCGGAATCGAGTGCGACATCCTCGACGACGGCTCCCTCGACCAGGAGCCGGAACTCCTCGCGCGGCTGGACGTCGTGGTGGTGTCCGTGCACTCCAAGCTGCGGATGGACGCCCGGTCGATGACCCGCCGGATGGTGGCCGCCGTACGCAACCCCCACTCCGACGTCCTCGGGCACTGCACCGGGCGGCTGATCACCGGGCGCGGCCGGCCGGAGTCGCAGTTCGACGCGGACGAGGTGTTCGCGGCGTGCGCGGAGACCGGCACCGCCGTGGAGATCAACAGCCGGCCCGAGCGGCTCGACCCGCCCCGGCGGCTGCTGCGGCAGGCGGTGGACGCGGGCGTGCTGTTCTCGGTGGACACCGACGCGCACGCCCCGGGCCAGCTGGACTGGCAGATCCTCGGGTGCGCCCGCGCCGAGGAGTGCGGGGTGCCGCCCGGACAGGTGGTCACCACCTGGTCGGCGGACGAGCTGCTGGCCTGGACCCGGGACCGGGCCACGCCGGCCGGCGTGGCGAGCGGCGGAGGTGGTACCCGTACCGGTCCACGAGGAGAGGAAGGACCTTCATGA
- a CDS encoding SDR family oxidoreductase: MSLSTPVNGKVAVVTGADSGIGRATAVRLAAAGMDVGITWNSDREGAERTAEEVRSHGCRAEVAHLDLTRLPGAAGAVDELCARLGRVDVLVNNAGTGTMTPFLDLEPEKVREVLDVDLLGPFLCGQKAARHMIRQGDGGRIVNVTSVHEHQPRVGAAPYCAAKGGLGLLTQVMALELAEHGITVNAVAPGEIATPMTGQEDADPHTERRPGIPLGRPGDAREVAAVIAFLAGPDASYVTGASWSVDGGMLRMGPQAGSHLTSDDWRRP, encoded by the coding sequence ATGTCACTCTCCACTCCTGTCAACGGCAAGGTCGCCGTGGTCACCGGCGCGGACTCGGGTATCGGCCGGGCCACCGCCGTACGCCTCGCCGCGGCGGGGATGGACGTGGGCATCACCTGGAACAGCGACCGCGAGGGCGCGGAGCGGACCGCCGAGGAGGTCCGCTCCCACGGATGCCGTGCCGAGGTCGCCCATCTGGACCTGACCCGGCTGCCCGGCGCCGCCGGCGCCGTCGACGAGCTGTGCGCCCGGCTCGGGCGCGTCGACGTCCTGGTCAACAACGCCGGCACCGGCACGATGACACCCTTCCTCGACCTGGAGCCGGAGAAGGTGCGGGAGGTCCTTGACGTCGACCTGCTCGGCCCGTTCCTGTGCGGGCAGAAGGCGGCGCGGCACATGATCCGGCAGGGTGACGGCGGCCGCATCGTCAACGTGACGTCCGTGCACGAACACCAGCCGCGGGTGGGGGCCGCCCCGTACTGCGCGGCCAAGGGCGGTCTCGGGCTGCTCACCCAGGTGATGGCGCTGGAGCTCGCCGAGCACGGGATCACCGTGAACGCGGTCGCCCCCGGCGAGATCGCCACCCCCATGACCGGCCAGGAGGACGCCGATCCGCACACCGAGAGGCGCCCCGGCATCCCCCTCGGGCGGCCCGGTGACGCCCGCGAGGTCGCCGCGGTGATCGCCTTCCTCGCCGGGCCCGACGCCTCGTACGTCACGGGTGCCTCGTGGAGCGTGGACGGCGGGATGCTCCGGATGGGACCGCAGGCCGGGTCGCACCTGACCAGCGACGACTGGCGGCGTCCCTGA
- a CDS encoding STAS domain-containing protein: MRYEPPPLTRYLRVRRERGHTVLEFRGEIDIAAASEIVPHLDLATAEADTRVVIDLTHIEFFDASGLRLLQRARHRLAHGRLLLVCAHPLTLRMLRITGLSRLLPPSPDLDTALARPGSRSGPD, from the coding sequence GTGCGGTACGAACCCCCGCCGTTGACCCGGTACCTGCGCGTGCGCCGCGAACGGGGCCACACGGTGCTGGAGTTCCGCGGCGAGATCGACATCGCGGCCGCCTCGGAGATCGTCCCGCACCTGGATCTGGCCACCGCCGAGGCGGACACCCGGGTGGTCATCGACCTGACCCACATCGAGTTCTTCGACGCGTCCGGCCTGCGTCTGCTCCAGCGCGCCCGGCACCGGCTGGCGCACGGGCGGCTGCTGCTGGTCTGCGCCCACCCGCTGACCCTGCGCATGCTGCGGATCACCGGCCTGTCGCGGCTGCTGCCGCCGTCGCCCGACCTGGACACGGCGCTGGCGCGGCCCGGGTCCCGCTCCGGCCCCGACTAG
- a CDS encoding ROK family transcriptional regulator, with the protein MAGRNGRTVRDLRRANRAAVLQRLYFDGPLSRFELGPATGLSSGSVSNVVADLVADGLVEEAGSVDSDGGRPRTLLRVAPLSGHMIGVDVGETRVRIELFDLTLTELARAERPLEHQRYEVEVIVDHIRSGIDEVLAAADLAPERLLGVGIGVPGIVEHTPDRGAVVHGQTIGWDAVPLESLLRDGSPLPGSVPCFIDNGAKTLGQAEMWFGAGRGASNALVVLFGSGVGACLVTPQVEHGRAVEWGHLTVRVRGRRCRCGALGCLEAYAGAESLLARWREEGGRVPEGTDEETALTGMLAAAYPADGAAADPVALSVLEETAEYLGAGLSDLINLFQPERILMGGWAGLQLGSRFLPAVRRHALSYALRHPAQKVTIELGRLGPDAVTVGAAILPLADFFTRGGRRPTPDPTVPAPAWHAALQERLPR; encoded by the coding sequence ATGGCGGGGCGGAACGGGCGCACGGTGCGCGACCTCAGACGGGCCAACCGCGCGGCCGTGCTGCAGCGGCTCTACTTCGACGGCCCCCTCAGCCGGTTCGAACTCGGCCCCGCGACCGGCCTCAGCTCCGGCTCCGTGAGCAACGTGGTCGCCGACCTGGTCGCCGACGGGCTGGTCGAGGAGGCCGGCAGCGTCGACTCCGACGGCGGCCGCCCCCGCACCCTGCTGCGGGTCGCCCCGCTCAGCGGCCACATGATCGGCGTCGACGTCGGCGAGACCCGGGTCCGCATCGAGCTGTTCGACCTGACCCTCACCGAGCTGGCCCGCGCCGAGCGCCCGCTGGAGCACCAGCGGTACGAGGTCGAGGTCATCGTGGACCACATCCGCTCCGGCATCGACGAGGTGCTCGCCGCCGCGGACCTCGCTCCCGAGCGGCTCCTCGGCGTCGGCATCGGCGTCCCCGGCATCGTCGAGCACACCCCCGACCGGGGCGCCGTCGTGCACGGCCAGACCATCGGCTGGGACGCCGTACCGCTGGAGTCCCTGCTCCGCGACGGCTCCCCGCTGCCCGGGAGCGTCCCCTGTTTCATCGACAACGGTGCCAAGACGCTCGGACAGGCCGAGATGTGGTTCGGCGCGGGACGCGGCGCGAGCAACGCCCTGGTCGTCCTGTTCGGCTCCGGCGTCGGCGCCTGCCTGGTCACCCCGCAGGTGGAGCACGGCCGGGCGGTGGAATGGGGGCACCTGACCGTACGGGTCCGGGGCCGCCGCTGCCGCTGCGGCGCCCTGGGCTGTCTGGAGGCGTACGCGGGCGCCGAGTCGCTGCTCGCCCGCTGGCGTGAGGAGGGCGGCCGGGTGCCGGAGGGCACGGACGAGGAGACGGCGCTCACCGGGATGCTCGCCGCCGCCTACCCGGCCGACGGGGCCGCCGCCGACCCCGTCGCCCTGTCGGTCCTCGAGGAGACCGCCGAGTACTTGGGCGCGGGCCTGTCCGACCTGATCAACCTCTTCCAGCCGGAACGCATCCTCATGGGCGGCTGGGCCGGCCTGCAGCTCGGCTCCCGCTTCCTGCCGGCCGTGCGCCGGCACGCCCTGTCGTACGCGCTGCGCCACCCGGCGCAGAAGGTGACGATCGAACTGGGCCGGCTCGGCCCGGACGCCGTCACCGTGGGCGCCGCGATCCTGCCCCTCGCCGACTTCTTCACCCGAGGCGGCCGCCGCCCCACCCCCGACCCGACGGTCCCGGCCCCCGCCTGGCACGCGGCCCTCCAGGAACGCCTCCCCCGCTGA
- a CDS encoding HAD family hydrolase: MTRAAVFDVDGTLADTNHLHVTAWWEAFRQAGHQVPTHAIHRAVGLPSTDLIAHLLGEDRDTSRDDELSAAHKTLYGQYFDRLPALPDAGRLLERLHDDGWTVVLATSAGGAELGALRRAIDADRAITATASADDVDEGKPAPEPVEHALELAGVPAERAVFVGDTVWDMRAGSRAGVRCVGLLCGGIPRADLTEAGADVVYDGPAQLLASLTDSPLA; encoded by the coding sequence ATGACACGGGCGGCGGTCTTCGACGTCGACGGCACTCTGGCCGACACCAACCATCTGCACGTCACGGCCTGGTGGGAGGCGTTCCGGCAGGCCGGGCACCAGGTGCCGACGCACGCGATCCACCGGGCCGTGGGGCTGCCCTCCACCGACCTGATCGCGCATCTGCTGGGCGAGGACCGGGACACCTCCCGGGACGACGAGCTGAGCGCCGCGCACAAGACGCTGTACGGGCAGTACTTCGACCGGCTGCCGGCCCTGCCGGACGCCGGACGGCTGCTGGAGCGGCTGCACGACGACGGCTGGACGGTGGTGCTCGCCACCTCGGCCGGCGGGGCGGAACTCGGCGCGCTGCGCCGGGCGATCGACGCGGACCGGGCGATCACCGCGACCGCGAGCGCCGACGACGTCGACGAGGGCAAGCCCGCACCGGAGCCCGTCGAGCATGCCCTGGAGCTGGCCGGGGTGCCCGCCGAGCGGGCGGTGTTCGTCGGCGACACGGTGTGGGACATGCGGGCCGGCTCCCGGGCCGGGGTGCGCTGCGTGGGTCTGCTGTGCGGGGGCATTCCGCGCGCCGACCTGACGGAGGCCGGCGCGGACGTGGTGTACGACGGTCCGGCGCAGCTGCTGGCGTCGCTGACGGACTCCCCGCTGGCGTGA
- a CDS encoding FUSC family protein, with amino-acid sequence MTRVIDETRDRGSAGRVARAADAVRWEARSVGRAARAVVRGPGRERDLLVQSLKAALAALLAWLVAQVWLDDPMALMAPWVALVLVQATVYSSLVQGARQFAAICVGALVASGAQAVTDDNTGAIALSVPVLVLLSNWPRFGDQGIYAATTAVFTIASGTVSATAVGHRLGQAALGAAIGVAVNALILPPVHLRDVRENLAALAREAGEVLHAVAGDLKEDEWDAQSAVGRLDTAKRLQDRLDALHSARGWSRESLRLTSGILRSLHRAPTEALPAEDEDERFSRITGHVTALTRTLAVAADEERSPVAPDAEVLRSYGKLLELLGDSCHAEAHRLLGEEGAADPLLDERTEAAMRDLHTRLQEGLTEQAGKGAARTAVLGTLVLQAENLWSDLDPGARGR; translated from the coding sequence ATGACGCGGGTGATCGACGAGACACGGGACAGGGGCTCCGCCGGGCGGGTGGCCCGCGCGGCGGACGCCGTGCGGTGGGAGGCGCGCTCGGTGGGCCGGGCGGCGCGGGCCGTCGTCCGCGGTCCGGGGCGGGAGCGGGACCTGCTGGTCCAGTCGCTGAAGGCCGCGCTGGCGGCGCTGCTGGCCTGGCTGGTGGCGCAGGTCTGGCTCGACGACCCGATGGCGCTGATGGCGCCCTGGGTGGCGCTGGTGCTGGTGCAGGCCACCGTCTACAGCTCGCTGGTGCAGGGGGCGCGGCAGTTCGCCGCGATCTGCGTCGGCGCGCTGGTGGCGTCGGGCGCGCAGGCGGTCACCGACGACAACACGGGTGCCATCGCCCTGTCGGTGCCGGTGCTGGTGCTGCTGTCGAACTGGCCGCGCTTCGGTGACCAGGGCATCTACGCCGCCACGACGGCCGTGTTCACCATCGCGTCCGGGACGGTGAGCGCGACCGCCGTGGGGCACCGGCTGGGGCAGGCGGCACTGGGTGCGGCCATCGGGGTCGCGGTGAACGCGCTGATCCTGCCGCCGGTCCATCTGCGGGACGTACGGGAGAACCTGGCGGCGCTCGCCCGGGAGGCGGGCGAGGTGCTGCACGCCGTCGCCGGGGACCTGAAGGAGGACGAGTGGGACGCGCAGTCGGCCGTCGGGCGGCTCGACACGGCGAAGCGGCTGCAGGACCGGCTGGACGCGCTGCACTCGGCGCGTGGCTGGAGCCGGGAGAGCCTGCGGCTGACCTCGGGCATCCTGCGCTCCCTGCACCGGGCGCCGACGGAGGCGCTGCCGGCGGAGGACGAGGACGAACGCTTCAGCCGCATCACCGGCCATGTCACGGCGCTGACCCGCACCCTGGCGGTGGCCGCGGACGAGGAGCGCTCGCCCGTCGCGCCGGACGCCGAGGTGCTGCGCTCCTACGGGAAGCTGCTGGAGCTGCTCGGCGACAGCTGCCACGCGGAGGCGCACCGGTTGCTGGGCGAGGAGGGGGCGGCGGACCCGCTGCTGGACGAGCGGACCGAGGCGGCGATGCGGGACCTGCACACCCGGCTCCAGGAGGGGCTGACGGAGCAGGCGGGCAAGGGCGCGGCGCGGACGGCGGTGCTGGGCACGCTGGTGCTCCAGGCGGAGAACCTGTGGTCCGACCTGGACCCGGGGGCGCGGGGCCGCTGA
- a CDS encoding FUSC family protein yields MHVRQMITPAVRLVKQHRDPLTVQLVRSAAAATLAYIIAVRLSPEAAPLTAPLTALLVVQVTLYSTLTTGLRRVNSVVTGVVLAILFSLLVGLTWWSLGLLILAALFVGKLVRAGEFVQEVAISAMLVLGVTTHGDTAWARIVETLIGAIVGMAFNLLFAPPVWVEEAGRSIEELARRVRQLMLRIGEEAAGRPPASRAAARLHEARRLDHDISEVDADLRQAEESLRLNPRVREGLLHRVVLRTGLDTLEICTVVLRVLARTLTDLAKEREPERLFEEETGAVFEQLLAEIADAVVSFAVLVTTSVSANAESAEERLASQLRQAEGTRDKLAELLYAEAGRDPQRWQLLGALLTEVNRILDEMNTEHRTRRLFEELDRHSREQRERLPRLTRMRDRMSVPDRLRRDRRATSGRQR; encoded by the coding sequence ATGCACGTTCGCCAGATGATCACGCCTGCCGTCCGGCTCGTCAAGCAGCACCGGGACCCGCTGACCGTGCAGTTGGTACGGTCGGCGGCCGCGGCCACCCTGGCCTACATCATCGCGGTCCGGCTGAGCCCGGAGGCCGCGCCGCTCACCGCCCCGCTGACGGCACTGCTCGTCGTGCAGGTCACCCTGTACTCCACCCTCACCACCGGCCTGCGCCGGGTGAACTCGGTGGTGACCGGCGTGGTGCTGGCGATCCTCTTCAGCCTGCTGGTGGGTCTGACCTGGTGGAGCCTCGGGCTGCTGATCCTCGCCGCGCTGTTCGTCGGCAAGCTGGTGCGGGCGGGCGAGTTCGTCCAGGAGGTGGCGATCAGCGCGATGCTCGTGCTCGGGGTGACCACCCACGGGGACACCGCCTGGGCCCGGATCGTCGAGACGCTGATCGGCGCCATCGTCGGGATGGCGTTCAACCTGCTGTTCGCGCCTCCCGTGTGGGTGGAGGAGGCCGGCCGGTCGATCGAGGAGCTGGCGCGCCGGGTGCGGCAGCTGATGCTGCGGATCGGTGAGGAGGCGGCGGGCCGCCCGCCCGCCTCGCGCGCGGCGGCCCGGCTGCACGAGGCGCGTCGCCTGGACCACGACATCAGCGAGGTGGACGCGGACCTGCGGCAGGCGGAGGAGAGTCTGCGGCTCAACCCGCGGGTGCGCGAGGGTCTGCTGCACCGGGTGGTGCTGCGCACCGGTCTGGACACGCTGGAGATCTGCACGGTGGTGCTGCGGGTCCTGGCGCGCACCCTGACCGACCTGGCCAAGGAGCGGGAGCCGGAACGTCTCTTCGAGGAAGAGACGGGGGCGGTCTTCGAGCAGTTGCTGGCGGAGATCGCCGACGCCGTCGTGAGCTTCGCCGTGCTGGTCACCACGAGCGTGAGCGCCAACGCCGAGTCGGCGGAGGAACGGCTCGCCTCGCAGCTGCGCCAGGCGGAGGGGACCCGGGACAAGCTGGCGGAGCTGCTGTACGCGGAGGCGGGGCGCGACCCGCAGCGCTGGCAGCTGCTCGGCGCCCTGCTGACGGAGGTCAACCGCATCCTCGACGAGATGAACACCGAGCACCGCACCCGGCGGCTGTTCGAGGAGCTGGACCGGCACTCGCGGGAGCAGCGCGAGCGGCTGCCCCGGCTGACCCGGATGCGGGACCGGATGAGCGTCCCGGACCGGCTCCGGCGTGACCGCCGCGCGACATCGGGACGTCAGCGGTGA
- a CDS encoding VanZ family protein, which yields MARAAPHQLPLPLRLLVLLCAFVFMVVFAVVLARLTLQPSPASEALTHTNLHPGRSLRAYLDQPALRDAVKQIGGNILLGVPFGVLAPVIAPRTRGFLRILVLTAVVMLLVEVAQGALVTGRAFDVDDVILNTAGALIGYLLLGRRMSRAVHARRTRE from the coding sequence ATGGCCCGCGCCGCCCCCCACCAGCTCCCGTTGCCCCTGCGGCTTCTGGTGCTGCTGTGCGCCTTCGTCTTCATGGTGGTCTTCGCGGTGGTTCTGGCCCGGCTCACGTTGCAGCCGTCCCCCGCCTCGGAGGCCCTGACGCACACCAACCTGCACCCGGGCCGCTCCCTGCGGGCCTATCTGGACCAGCCGGCGCTGAGGGACGCGGTCAAGCAGATCGGCGGCAACATCCTGCTGGGCGTCCCCTTCGGGGTGCTCGCACCGGTGATCGCGCCGCGCACCCGGGGCTTCCTGCGGATCCTGGTGCTCACGGCCGTGGTGATGCTCCTGGTCGAGGTCGCGCAGGGCGCGCTGGTGACCGGGCGCGCCTTCGACGTCGACGACGTCATCCTCAACACCGCTGGGGCGCTCATCGGCTACCTGCTCCTCGGCCGGCGGATGAGCCGGGCCGTGCACGCGCGCCGCACCAGGGAGTGA